One genomic window of Streptomyces sp. WP-1 includes the following:
- a CDS encoding pyridoxal phosphate-dependent aminotransferase yields the protein MAELRAAFAREVSGWRGGQVPAEQVLVTGGATHALSIAFRAVLRADDEVLVLSPHWPDAAGLVRAAGGVVREVPVFLELGAGGFGFDLVGAVEGALTPRTRAVYFNSPNNPTGYRLDRRRLAMLVELAERHDLWLISDNTYDGYDFTREGFPDIAGIGAAAQRTFSVHSCGTTYAMPGNRVGYLVCPPGAAATAAVWARYTGGAVPTVAQFAAYEALRTPRAELDRRRDRAAAAWWLADSTLEVPHTDVSGGLYTFLDLRAWGNGERFVRRCAEFGVGLVPGRNFGAHYGSWARLCFTAAPPQRVAEAIERINKIYGEGADEH from the coding sequence GTGGCTGAGTTGCGGGCGGCGTTCGCCCGGGAGGTGAGCGGCTGGCGGGGTGGACAGGTGCCGGCCGAGCAGGTTCTGGTCACCGGTGGGGCCACGCACGCCCTCTCCATCGCGTTTCGGGCCGTACTCCGGGCGGACGATGAGGTGTTGGTGCTCTCGCCGCACTGGCCGGATGCCGCCGGGCTGGTGCGGGCCGCGGGTGGGGTGGTGCGGGAGGTGCCGGTTTTCCTGGAACTCGGGGCCGGGGGTTTCGGGTTCGATCTGGTGGGGGCCGTCGAGGGGGCGTTGACGCCCAGGACGCGGGCCGTTTACTTCAACAGTCCGAACAATCCGACCGGGTACCGGCTCGATCGGCGGCGGCTCGCGATGCTCGTGGAGTTGGCCGAGCGGCACGATCTGTGGCTGATCTCCGACAACACGTACGACGGGTACGACTTCACCAGGGAGGGGTTCCCGGACATCGCGGGGATCGGTGCGGCGGCGCAGCGGACGTTCTCGGTGCACAGCTGTGGGACGACGTACGCGATGCCCGGGAATCGGGTCGGGTACCTGGTCTGCCCGCCGGGGGCGGCGGCGACCGCGGCCGTCTGGGCGCGGTACACGGGCGGGGCCGTCCCCACCGTGGCGCAGTTCGCCGCGTACGAGGCCCTGCGGACGCCGCGTGCGGAGCTGGACCGGCGCCGGGATCGTGCCGCGGCGGCCTGGTGGCTCGCGGATTCGACGCTGGAGGTGCCGCACACGGATGTGTCCGGCGGTCTGTACACGTTCCTCGATCTGCGGGCCTGGGGGAACGGCGAGCGGTTCGTGCGGCGGTGTGCCGAGTTCGGGGTCGGTCTGGTGCCGGGTCGAAACTTCGGGGCGCACTACGGCAGTTGGGCCCGCCTCTGCTTCACCGCCGCACCACCGCAGCGGGTGGCCGAGGCGATCGAACGCATCAACAAGATCTACGGGGAAGGCGCCG
- a CDS encoding TerD family protein: MVMGSNVSLSALSENANSVIVSLGWGSPTGEGDADVSVLLLDANGKVRSDTDFYFYNNPVAADGSVQLLGKTPAADGSEDRISFDLTAVPSEVARIVVAASRYEGARFGELEGVKLSLADGSGEELLRFAVDDADSVSAIIFGELYRREGEWKFRAVGQGYATGLAGLATDFGVDIEDDAAAEEEAQGDAGIDAPTAAVPAPRRPDDEAEPRKPTRRPRTAKKRVTLPKTAKKTLAENESWREARLFPVSMLKSDRDREMRATSVLLSVMAQVPEFGRRLTAAFGSPAGRMETFTEVTLPHGDSPRRPDGVIRVERAGKLWTALVETKTNGNALKAEQVQAYMDIAARRGYEAVITLSNDVALEGSPLVEVKIDGRRKHKVALWHLSWAEVAHQAQVLIRHEGVGNAAHAWLLQELLHYLRHENSGCHGFQNMGPAWVPVRNGIDDETLCQGDPRALEVVENWERLIRQVCLRLGGELGQKVLPVQRPRRGTDPRERRDRLADQLCLDGKLQAELRIEGTPGVLAISADLRTGRLRTSIEIPAPEQGYPLSWAKRLVRRLADAPADLHIETLLEGQTAGPRGTLERLRPEPADMLPKSNTTQIQAFRLSLFKTMGSTRGNAESGFIRSVNDAIHRFYTTVAIHLDATTPLPALSKKGTIPT; this comes from the coding sequence ATGGTCATGGGCTCGAATGTGTCTCTTTCGGCCCTGAGTGAGAACGCCAATTCGGTGATCGTCAGCCTCGGCTGGGGGAGTCCGACCGGCGAAGGGGACGCCGATGTGTCGGTTCTCCTGCTGGACGCGAACGGCAAGGTCCGCAGCGACACGGACTTCTACTTCTACAACAACCCGGTCGCCGCCGACGGAAGCGTGCAGCTTCTGGGCAAGACCCCGGCGGCAGACGGAAGCGAGGACCGGATCAGCTTCGACCTGACCGCGGTCCCGTCCGAAGTCGCCCGCATCGTCGTGGCCGCCAGCCGTTACGAGGGCGCCCGTTTCGGAGAACTGGAAGGTGTGAAGCTGTCGTTGGCGGACGGGAGCGGTGAGGAACTCCTGCGCTTCGCCGTCGACGACGCCGACTCGGTGAGCGCGATCATCTTCGGCGAGCTGTACCGGCGTGAAGGCGAGTGGAAGTTCCGCGCCGTCGGCCAGGGCTACGCCACGGGTCTCGCCGGTCTGGCCACGGACTTCGGCGTGGACATCGAGGACGACGCGGCGGCAGAGGAAGAAGCACAGGGCGACGCCGGCATCGACGCGCCGACGGCAGCCGTTCCCGCTCCTCGCCGGCCCGACGACGAGGCCGAGCCGAGAAAGCCGACCAGACGACCTCGTACCGCCAAGAAGAGGGTCACTCTGCCCAAGACGGCGAAGAAGACACTGGCGGAGAACGAGTCGTGGAGGGAGGCCAGGCTCTTCCCGGTATCGATGCTCAAGAGCGACCGGGACCGTGAGATGCGCGCGACCTCGGTGCTGCTGTCGGTGATGGCGCAGGTGCCGGAGTTCGGCAGGAGACTCACCGCGGCGTTCGGATCGCCGGCCGGCCGTATGGAGACCTTCACCGAGGTCACCCTCCCCCATGGCGACAGCCCGCGGCGTCCCGACGGAGTGATCCGTGTCGAGCGGGCCGGAAAGCTGTGGACGGCACTGGTCGAGACGAAGACCAACGGCAACGCGCTCAAGGCCGAACAGGTACAGGCCTACATGGACATCGCCGCGCGCCGTGGCTACGAGGCCGTGATCACTCTGTCGAACGACGTCGCCCTGGAGGGCAGCCCGCTCGTCGAGGTGAAGATCGACGGGCGGCGCAAGCACAAGGTGGCTCTCTGGCATCTCTCATGGGCGGAAGTCGCCCACCAGGCTCAGGTGTTGATCCGGCACGAGGGGGTCGGCAACGCGGCACACGCCTGGCTCCTCCAGGAACTGCTGCACTACCTTCGGCACGAGAACTCCGGCTGCCACGGCTTCCAGAACATGGGCCCGGCCTGGGTCCCGGTGCGCAACGGGATCGACGACGAAACTCTCTGCCAGGGAGATCCGCGCGCACTGGAGGTGGTGGAGAACTGGGAGCGGCTCATCCGCCAGGTCTGCCTCCGGCTGGGCGGCGAACTGGGCCAGAAGGTGCTGCCCGTCCAACGCCCCAGACGCGGGACCGACCCGAGGGAACGACGGGACCGCCTCGCCGACCAGCTCTGCCTCGACGGCAAGCTCCAGGCCGAGCTGCGCATCGAGGGAACCCCCGGCGTCCTGGCGATCAGCGCCGACCTGCGCACAGGCAGGCTCCGTACCTCCATCGAGATCCCCGCACCCGAACAGGGCTACCCCCTGTCATGGGCGAAACGTCTCGTCCGACGCCTGGCCGACGCACCGGCGGACCTCCACATCGAGACCCTCCTCGAAGGACAGACAGCCGGCCCCCGAGGAACCCTCGAACGACTCCGCCCCGAACCTGCCGACATGCTCCCCAAATCGAACACCACCCAGATCCAAGCCTTCCGCCTCTCCCTCTTCAAAACCATGGGCAGCACCCGCGGCAACGCCGAATCCGGCTTCATCCGCAGCGTCAACGACGCGATCCACCGCTTCTACACAACGGTGGCGATCCACTTGGACGCGACAACACCTCTCCCAGCGTTGTCCAAGAAGGGGACAATACCGACCTGA
- a CDS encoding AAA domain-containing protein codes for MGWQEEVVSALDAWVAHEGVPAREPRWRLLGRAVRGRNPGEYVVDVRGSDIGTDQLQGDSLRLAGSDENGVDAGYSVLDVFKDGTALRVRVPEFADPADPHLWMKPQPTGFLVKALREGLAALTDAPLAHLMARGEAGTGRLAPTGPPSGVLLPAQDLAYRACTGEGLWLVWGPPGTGKTTVLKRAIGDLIARGKRVLLVSATNIAVDNALWGVMKERRHADGEIVRVGPPHLREVAEDASVCLTLMVRERLAEADERRRVVASQLVEIRERARQLEELERSLTDFDAVEYAADRTRLDDAARTSRALERARDQAHREARAAAETVARLENDHHSAVAAFKATEQAQADWKTHDEHQERLTHLRTAVSDLEANALLAESAYASARGRLDRLEQLKGFARRRAKRDREAARADLETARTKAEEARRKASAARSVLAGQEESVTGRLVELRARIPFSQKEIALRRTTLRTVANDLEQAHRTHKVLAARWAPLVRELGLSQDAEARVAEADRLGHPRRHALAATLKPQVAADQKNHLALERLHRELQEEYDKLARDAQGEIIRSAKVVATTLARFRTTKAVFEGEYDVVLVDEAGAANLPEVLLAVGKARTTAVLLGDFMQLGPVLPKLDGTKRPDVARWILREVYEHFGIESPAAAVNHPGCVVLDVQHRFGHDVMSLVNTLAYDGVLKPGPGVEQRAARRAPDDAEIVIIDTDGLQSLAQTHRTGRRKGWWPAGALLARALVDLHREDGEDTGVVTPYPVQAEATLEALRDHEATGGRLAEVGTAHRFQGREFPVVVFDTVEDDYGDGLWMSQATRAPEATAWARNGVRLFNVAVTRVQTRLYVIGSRSRILAAGEQTAMGKLAALIHDRRAKWVPATQLVAPGGQPDIPLGPFSTRLADVLSRHVEVTDVHDEISFYETFADRLAEARTSLWIWSPWTAKRLISLLPVLDDAVRRGVRVTVFVRDPHDSGQKKQSHLVKRLRAVVPTVVSVNVMHQKIVVIDEHTVLLGSLNSLSQSRSREVMLTIKGGHFAGKILAHEHAEDFAKPPRCGSCRGDDVDLRRRRDGSWYWRCFNRACSARQGSRAWETPVRFGSGRRC; via the coding sequence GTGGGCTGGCAGGAAGAAGTCGTCTCGGCGCTGGATGCCTGGGTGGCTCATGAAGGCGTGCCTGCGCGGGAGCCGCGGTGGCGTCTTCTCGGACGAGCAGTACGGGGTCGAAACCCCGGAGAGTACGTCGTCGACGTGCGCGGCTCCGACATCGGGACGGACCAGCTCCAAGGCGACAGCCTGAGACTGGCCGGGTCCGACGAGAACGGCGTCGACGCCGGCTACTCCGTACTCGACGTGTTCAAGGACGGCACCGCTCTTCGGGTGCGCGTACCCGAGTTCGCGGACCCCGCTGACCCGCATCTGTGGATGAAGCCGCAGCCCACCGGATTCCTGGTGAAGGCCCTGCGTGAGGGGCTGGCCGCTCTCACCGACGCCCCGCTGGCCCACCTCATGGCCCGCGGCGAGGCGGGCACTGGCCGGCTGGCCCCGACCGGACCGCCATCGGGCGTGCTCCTGCCGGCGCAGGACCTTGCCTACCGTGCCTGTACGGGCGAAGGGCTGTGGCTGGTGTGGGGGCCGCCGGGCACTGGCAAGACCACGGTCCTCAAACGGGCCATCGGCGACCTGATCGCACGGGGCAAGCGCGTCCTGTTGGTCTCTGCCACCAACATCGCCGTGGACAACGCCCTGTGGGGTGTGATGAAGGAGCGTCGTCACGCGGACGGTGAGATTGTCCGAGTGGGACCGCCCCACCTGCGGGAGGTCGCGGAGGATGCCAGTGTCTGTCTCACTTTGATGGTGCGCGAACGGCTGGCCGAAGCCGATGAACGACGTCGCGTGGTCGCTTCCCAGCTGGTCGAAATCCGGGAACGAGCACGTCAGTTGGAGGAGCTGGAGCGTAGCCTCACGGACTTCGACGCAGTGGAATACGCGGCGGACCGCACCCGACTCGACGACGCCGCGCGTACTTCCCGGGCTCTGGAGAGGGCGCGCGATCAGGCACACCGAGAAGCCCGGGCGGCGGCGGAGACGGTCGCCCGGCTGGAGAACGACCACCATTCTGCGGTTGCGGCGTTCAAGGCCACGGAGCAGGCCCAGGCAGACTGGAAGACGCACGATGAGCATCAGGAGCGCCTCACCCACCTGCGCACGGCGGTCTCCGATCTGGAGGCGAATGCGTTGCTCGCCGAAAGCGCGTACGCATCGGCTCGGGGCCGTCTGGACAGACTTGAACAGTTGAAGGGTTTCGCGAGGCGCCGGGCCAAGCGCGACCGGGAAGCGGCGCGCGCCGACCTGGAGACGGCACGCACGAAGGCCGAAGAAGCCAGGAGGAAAGCCTCAGCCGCCCGATCTGTTCTCGCCGGGCAAGAGGAATCCGTAACGGGTCGACTTGTGGAGCTCCGTGCGCGGATACCGTTCAGCCAGAAGGAAATCGCACTCCGGCGGACGACACTTCGCACGGTGGCGAACGACCTGGAGCAGGCCCACCGCACCCACAAGGTTCTCGCCGCACGCTGGGCTCCGCTCGTCCGAGAACTTGGCCTCTCGCAGGACGCCGAGGCGCGTGTCGCGGAGGCCGATCGTCTCGGCCACCCCAGGCGCCACGCCCTCGCGGCAACCTTGAAACCCCAAGTCGCGGCGGATCAGAAGAACCACCTGGCTCTCGAACGCCTTCACCGTGAACTCCAAGAGGAGTACGACAAACTCGCTCGCGACGCCCAGGGTGAGATCATCCGCAGCGCGAAGGTCGTGGCCACCACGCTTGCTCGCTTTCGCACCACAAAGGCGGTGTTCGAGGGTGAGTACGACGTTGTCCTGGTCGACGAGGCGGGAGCCGCGAATCTCCCCGAGGTCCTCCTCGCCGTGGGCAAGGCCAGGACGACGGCCGTTCTGCTCGGAGACTTCATGCAGCTCGGCCCTGTCCTGCCGAAACTCGACGGCACGAAACGCCCCGATGTCGCCCGCTGGATCCTGCGCGAGGTGTACGAACACTTCGGCATCGAGTCGCCAGCGGCTGCCGTCAACCACCCCGGCTGTGTCGTCCTCGACGTCCAGCACCGCTTCGGCCATGACGTCATGAGTCTCGTGAACACCCTCGCGTACGACGGCGTTCTGAAGCCCGGCCCCGGTGTCGAGCAGCGGGCCGCGCGGCGGGCACCGGACGACGCCGAAATCGTGATCATCGATACTGACGGGCTTCAGAGCCTCGCCCAGACCCACCGGACGGGTCGCCGCAAAGGATGGTGGCCGGCCGGCGCCCTGCTCGCCAGGGCGCTGGTCGACCTGCACCGCGAGGACGGCGAAGACACCGGTGTCGTCACGCCGTACCCGGTGCAGGCGGAAGCCACCCTGGAGGCACTCCGGGACCACGAGGCAACCGGCGGCCGGCTTGCCGAAGTCGGAACCGCACACCGTTTCCAGGGCCGTGAGTTCCCGGTGGTCGTCTTCGACACCGTGGAAGACGACTATGGCGACGGCCTCTGGATGTCCCAGGCCACTCGGGCCCCCGAGGCGACAGCCTGGGCCCGTAATGGCGTACGGCTCTTCAACGTGGCAGTCACTCGCGTACAGACCAGGTTGTACGTCATCGGAAGCCGAAGCCGCATCCTCGCCGCAGGCGAACAGACGGCCATGGGCAAGCTTGCCGCACTCATCCACGACCGGCGCGCCAAATGGGTGCCCGCGACCCAGCTCGTCGCCCCCGGCGGACAGCCCGACATCCCTCTCGGTCCGTTCAGCACCCGCCTCGCCGACGTACTCTCGCGCCACGTGGAGGTCACTGACGTCCACGACGAGATCTCTTTCTACGAGACGTTCGCCGACCGCCTGGCCGAGGCCCGCACCTCCCTGTGGATCTGGTCCCCCTGGACCGCGAAACGCCTCATCAGCCTCCTCCCGGTGCTGGACGACGCGGTGCGCCGTGGAGTGCGCGTGACAGTCTTCGTCCGCGACCCCCACGACTCGGGGCAGAAGAAGCAGTCCCACCTGGTCAAACGGCTGCGGGCCGTGGTCCCCACCGTCGTCTCTGTCAACGTCATGCACCAGAAGATCGTCGTCATCGATGAGCACACGGTTCTGCTGGGCAGCCTCAACTCCCTCTCGCAGAGCCGTTCCCGCGAGGTGATGCTGACCATCAAGGGCGGCCACTTCGCAGGCAAGATCCTCGCTCACGAACATGCGGAGGACTTCGCGAAGCCGCCGCGGTGCGGTTCGTGCCGGGGAGACGATGTGGATCTGCGGCGTCGACGCGACGGCTCCTGGTACTGGAGATGTTTCAACCGGGCCTGTTCGGCACGGCAGGGCTCCCGTGCGTGGGAAACACCGGTGCGTTTCGGGTCGGGGCGTCGATGCTGA
- a CDS encoding response regulator translates to MGKTRTRWPGRSYSRVVPGASGRVLVVDDNKVIRQLIRVNLELEGLEVVTAADGAECLDVVHQVRPDLVTLDVVMPRLDGLRTAARLRADPRTNHLPLAIISACTQYEVETGLDVGVDAFLSKPFEPAELVRLVKQLIQGRAGRGGAGGGRRGGGGGGDGSGDDDDDGLADGVAGGVSIG, encoded by the coding sequence GTGGGGAAAACCCGGACGCGGTGGCCCGGGCGGTCCTACTCTCGAGTTGTGCCGGGCGCGTCGGGCCGGGTGCTTGTTGTCGACGACAACAAGGTCATCCGGCAGCTGATCAGGGTCAATCTCGAGCTGGAAGGGCTCGAGGTCGTGACCGCGGCCGATGGTGCCGAGTGTCTGGACGTGGTGCACCAAGTGCGGCCCGATCTCGTGACGCTCGACGTCGTCATGCCGCGGCTGGACGGGCTGCGGACCGCCGCCCGGCTCCGTGCCGACCCCCGTACGAACCACCTGCCCCTCGCCATCATCAGCGCCTGCACCCAGTACGAGGTCGAGACCGGCCTCGATGTCGGTGTCGACGCCTTCCTCTCCAAGCCCTTCGAACCCGCCGAACTCGTGCGCCTCGTCAAGCAGCTGATCCAGGGCCGCGCCGGGCGCGGGGGAGCGGGCGGCGGAAGAAGAGGGGGAGGCGGAGGTGGGGACGGAAGTGGTGACGATGACGACGACGGGCTCGCGGATGGGGTGGCCGGCGGGGTTTCCATCGGGTGA
- a CDS encoding homoserine dehydrogenase, producing the protein MRTRPLKVALLGCGVVGSEVARIMTTHADDLAQRIGAPVELAGVAVRRPSKVREGIDPALVTTDATALVKRGDIDVVVEVIGGIEPARSLITTAFEHGASVVSANKALLAQDGAALHAAAEEHGRDLYYEAAVAGAIPLIRPLRESLAGDKVNRVLGIVNGTTNFILDKMDSTGAGYQEALDEATALGYAEADPTADVEGFDAAAKAAILAGIAFHTRVRLDDVHREGMTEVTAADFRSARQMGCTIKLLAICERAADGASVTARVHPAMIPLSHPLASVRGAYNAVFVESDAAGQLMFYGPGAGGSPTASAVLGDLVAVCRNKLNGTTGPGESAYAALPVSPMGDVVTRYHISLDVADKPGVLAQVATVFAEHGVSIDTVRQSGKDGEASLVVVTHRALDAALTGTVEALRKLDTVRGVASIMRVEGE; encoded by the coding sequence ATGCGTACGCGTCCGCTGAAGGTGGCGCTGCTGGGCTGTGGGGTCGTCGGCTCAGAGGTGGCGCGCATCATGACGACGCACGCCGACGACCTCGCCCAGAGGATCGGTGCCCCGGTGGAGCTGGCCGGGGTCGCCGTACGACGCCCGAGCAAGGTGCGCGAGGGCATCGACCCGGCCCTGGTCACCACGGACGCCACCGCGCTCGTCAAACGCGGCGACATCGACGTCGTCGTCGAGGTGATCGGGGGGATCGAGCCCGCCCGCTCGCTCATCACCACCGCGTTCGAGCACGGCGCGTCCGTCGTCTCCGCGAACAAGGCCCTGCTCGCCCAGGACGGCGCCGCCCTGCACGCCGCCGCCGAGGAGCACGGCCGGGACCTCTACTACGAGGCCGCCGTCGCCGGCGCCATCCCGCTGATCCGCCCGCTGCGCGAGTCCCTGGCCGGCGACAAGGTCAACCGGGTGCTCGGCATCGTCAACGGCACCACCAACTTCATCCTCGACAAGATGGACTCCACCGGCGCCGGCTACCAGGAGGCCCTGGACGAGGCCACCGCGCTCGGGTACGCCGAGGCCGACCCGACCGCCGACGTCGAGGGCTTCGACGCCGCCGCCAAGGCCGCCATCCTCGCCGGCATCGCCTTCCACACGCGGGTGCGCCTGGACGACGTGCACCGCGAGGGGATGACCGAGGTCACCGCCGCCGACTTCCGCTCGGCCAGGCAGATGGGCTGCACCATCAAGCTGCTCGCCATCTGCGAGCGGGCGGCGGACGGCGCGTCCGTCACGGCGCGCGTGCACCCCGCCATGATTCCGCTGAGCCATCCCCTCGCCTCCGTGCGCGGCGCGTACAACGCCGTCTTCGTGGAGAGCGACGCGGCCGGCCAGCTGATGTTCTACGGCCCCGGCGCCGGCGGTTCCCCGACCGCCTCCGCCGTGCTCGGCGACCTCGTCGCCGTCTGCCGCAACAAGCTCAACGGCACCACGGGGCCCGGCGAGTCGGCGTACGCCGCGCTGCCGGTCTCCCCGATGGGCGATGTCGTCACGCGGTACCACATCAGCCTGGACGTGGCCGACAAACCGGGTGTCCTCGCCCAGGTCGCCACGGTCTTCGCCGAGCACGGGGTGTCCATCGACACCGTTCGGCAGTCGGGCAAGGACGGCGAGGCGTCCCTCGTCGTCGTCACCCACCGAGCCCTGGACGCGGCCCTGACCGGCACCGTCGAGGCGCTGCGCAAGCTCGACACCGTGCGGGGTGTCGCCAGCATCATGCGGGTTGAAGGAGAGTAA
- the lysA gene encoding diaminopimelate decarboxylase: MSRSAHPAGPRHADVLPEGHYSAPPTDLNVLDHKVWAQTVGRGEDGVVTVGGVPVTRLAEEFGTPAYIMDEADFRARARAWRTAFGSDADVFYAGKAFLSRAVVRWLAEEGLNLDVCSGGELATALSAGMDPERIALHGNNKSVAEITRAVEAGVGRIVLDSFQEIVRVAHIAQSLGRRQKVQIRITVGVEAHTHEFIATAHEDQKFGIPLAGGQAAEAVRRALHLDGLELIGIHSHIGSQIFDMSGFEVAAHRVVGLLKDIRDEHGVELPEIDLGGGLGIAYTSDDDPREPHEIAKALGEIVSRECEAARLRTPRISVEPGRAVVGPTAFTLYEVGTVKPLEGLRTYVSVDGGMSDNIRTALYDAEYSVALVSRASAAEPMLARVVGKHCESGDIVVKDAFLPADLAPGDLIAVPATGAYCRSMASNYNHVLRPPVVAVRDGEARVIVRRETEEDLLRLDVG; this comes from the coding sequence ATGAGCCGTTCCGCCCACCCCGCCGGGCCCCGCCACGCCGATGTCCTGCCCGAGGGGCACTACTCCGCGCCGCCCACCGACCTCAACGTGCTCGACCACAAGGTCTGGGCGCAGACCGTCGGCCGCGGCGAGGACGGGGTCGTCACCGTCGGCGGGGTCCCCGTGACCCGGCTCGCCGAGGAGTTCGGCACACCCGCGTACATCATGGACGAGGCCGACTTCCGGGCGCGGGCGCGCGCCTGGCGCACCGCCTTCGGGTCCGACGCCGATGTGTTCTACGCGGGGAAGGCGTTCCTCTCGCGTGCCGTCGTGCGGTGGCTGGCGGAAGAAGGGCTGAACCTCGATGTCTGCTCCGGGGGCGAGCTGGCCACCGCGCTCTCCGCCGGGATGGATCCCGAGCGCATCGCCCTCCACGGGAACAACAAGTCCGTCGCGGAGATCACCCGTGCCGTGGAGGCCGGTGTCGGGCGGATCGTGCTCGACTCCTTCCAGGAGATCGTGCGGGTCGCCCATATCGCGCAGTCCCTGGGCAGGCGGCAGAAGGTCCAGATCCGGATCACCGTCGGCGTCGAGGCCCACACCCACGAGTTCATCGCCACCGCCCACGAGGACCAGAAGTTCGGTATCCCGCTCGCCGGCGGGCAGGCCGCCGAGGCCGTACGGCGGGCGCTGCACCTGGACGGGCTCGAACTGATCGGGATCCACTCCCACATCGGCTCGCAGATCTTCGACATGTCCGGCTTCGAGGTGGCCGCCCACCGCGTCGTCGGACTGCTCAAGGACATCCGCGACGAGCACGGCGTCGAACTGCCCGAGATCGACCTCGGCGGCGGCCTCGGCATCGCCTACACCAGCGACGACGACCCGCGCGAGCCGCACGAGATCGCCAAGGCGCTCGGCGAGATCGTCAGCCGCGAGTGCGAGGCGGCGCGGCTGCGCACGCCCCGGATCTCGGTGGAGCCCGGACGCGCCGTCGTCGGCCCGACCGCGTTCACGCTCTACGAGGTCGGCACCGTGAAGCCGCTGGAGGGGCTGCGCACGTACGTCTCCGTCGACGGCGGCATGTCCGACAACATCCGCACCGCGCTGTACGACGCCGAGTACAGCGTCGCCCTCGTCTCGCGGGCCAGCGCTGCCGAGCCGATGCTCGCCCGGGTCGTCGGCAAGCACTGCGAGAGCGGGGACATCGTGGTCAAGGACGCGTTCCTGCCCGCCGATCTCGCGCCGGGCGACCTCATCGCCGTACCGGCCACGGGGGCGTACTGCCGGTCGATGGCCAGCAACTACAACCATGTGCTCCGGCCGCCCGTCGTCGCGGTGCGCGACGGCGAGGCCCGGGTGATCGTCCGGCGCGAGACGGAGGAGGATCTCCTGCGTCTCGACGTCGGATGA
- the nrtL gene encoding ArgS-related anticodon-binding protein NrtL: MTPVELSRTVLHAVRCAVDEGQLSVVVPERVVVSEPGAGGCGEYATNVALQLARAAGKPPRTVAEILRPRLIAADGIEDVVVTGPGFLNFRLDRGVDPLQDLVREIRAQGQRYGHGGALAGQVLALRVPYEVRAEVVADAVVRIVATQGGRATVEHGEPVDLRPVPAFEDPAPLGPDAARWALLHPAPHDRPRITADHLVQREGNPLFRVRYAHARVRSLGRGAARLGFAAEPGPLNTTEADTAAVTPALHTPLADYPRILTAAATHRAPDRLARHLVTVADAVLPFLTCVLPIGEEKPSAAHRARLALAEAAGTVLAGGLSLLGIDAPEHL, encoded by the coding sequence GTGACCCCCGTCGAGCTGTCCCGCACCGTGCTGCACGCGGTGCGTTGTGCTGTTGACGAGGGGCAGCTCAGCGTCGTCGTGCCCGAGCGGGTCGTGGTGAGTGAGCCGGGGGCCGGCGGATGCGGGGAGTACGCGACCAATGTCGCGCTCCAGCTCGCCCGCGCGGCCGGGAAGCCGCCGCGCACCGTCGCCGAGATCCTGCGGCCCCGGCTCATCGCGGCGGACGGCATCGAGGACGTCGTCGTCACCGGGCCGGGGTTCCTCAACTTCCGGCTCGACCGGGGGGTCGATCCGCTCCAGGACCTCGTACGGGAGATCCGCGCACAGGGGCAGCGGTACGGCCATGGGGGCGCCCTCGCCGGGCAGGTGCTCGCGTTGCGGGTGCCGTACGAGGTGCGGGCCGAGGTCGTGGCCGACGCCGTCGTACGGATCGTCGCCACCCAGGGCGGGCGGGCCACCGTGGAGCACGGTGAGCCCGTCGATCTGCGGCCCGTGCCCGCTTTCGAGGACCCCGCGCCGCTCGGGCCCGACGCCGCCCGGTGGGCGCTGCTCCACCCCGCCCCGCACGACCGGCCCCGCATCACGGCCGACCATCTCGTCCAGCGTGAGGGCAACCCCTTGTTCCGGGTGCGGTACGCCCACGCCCGCGTCCGGTCCCTCGGCCGGGGTGCCGCCCGCCTGGGCTTCGCCGCCGAGCCGGGACCCCTGAACACCACCGAGGCCGACACCGCGGCGGTCACCCCCGCCCTCCACACCCCCCTGGCCGACTACCCCCGCATCCTCACCGCGGCCGCCACCCACCGCGCCCCGGACCGGCTGGCCCGGCATCTCGTCACCGTCGCGGATGCCGTGCTGCCCTTTCTGACCTGTGTGCTTCCGATCGGCGAGGAGAAACCCTCGGCCGCCCACCGGGCCCGGCTCGCGCTTGCCGAAGCGGCCGGGACGGTGCTGGCCGGCGGCCTGTCCCTGCTCGGCATCGACGCACCCGAACATCTCTGA